Within the Cyanobium sp. ATX 6F1 genome, the region CCCTCGCCGATGTGGCCCCGACGATCACCAGCTTGCAGCTGAACGCTGGGGCGATCGCTCCGGAAGTGGCTGTGCTGTTCGCCCTGGTGGGCTGTCTGCTGGTGGACCTGGCCGGAGAACGGGTGGCCAGCCAGTGGGTGCCCCCGATCTGCTACGCCGGCCTGGTCGCCTCCCTGGTGCTGCTGGCACTGCAGTGGAATGCCCCCCTGGAGCCCTCGTTCCTCGGCTCGTTCCTGGCCGACAACCTCGCTGTGGCCTTCCGTGCCGTGGTGGCCGGCTCCACCCTGCTGTCGCTGCTGATCAGCTGGCGCTACGTGGAAAGCAGCGGCACGCCGGTGGGGGAGTACGCCGCGATCCTGCTGGCCGCCACCCTCGGAGCGATGTTCCTCTGCGGATCCACGGATCTGATCAGCATCTTCATTTCCCTGGAAACTCTCTCGGTCTCCAGCTACCTGCTGTCGGGCTACATGAAGCGGGATGCCCGCTCCTCAGAGGCGGCCCTGAAATATCTGCTGGTGGGCTCGGCGGCGGCGGCCGTGTTCCTCTACGGCGCCTCGCTGCTCTACGGGCTCACCGGCGGCGCCACCGGTCTCGATGCGGTGGCCCTGGCCCTCAAGACCAGCGAAACCCCCGTCACCGCCCTGGCCCTGGTGTTCGTGCTGGCCACGGTGGCGTTCAAGATCGCCGCTGTTCCGTTCCACCAGTGGACCCCGGACGTCTACGAAGGCTCCCCCACTCCTGTGGTGGCCTTCCTTTCGGTGGGCTCGAAAGCGGCGGGCTTCGCCCTGGCCCTGCGCCTGCTGGTGGGCTGCTTCGACAGCTTTGAAACCCAGTGGAAGCTGCTGTTCACCGTGCTGGCGATCCTGAGCATGACCCTGGGCAACGTGGTCGCCCTGGCCCAGACCTCGATGAAACGGATGCTGGCCTACAGCTCCATCGGCCAGGCGGGCTTCGTGATGATCGGCCTGGTGTGCGGCACCGAAGAGGGCTTCTCGGCCATGGTGCTCTACATGGCGGCCTACCTGTTCATGAACCTGGGGGCCTTCGCCTGCATCATTCTGTTCTCGCTGCGCACCGGCAGCGATCGCATCTCCGACTACGCCGGCCTGTATCAGAAAGATCCGCTGATCACCCTGGGCCTCAGCCTCTGCCTGCTCTCGCTCGGAGGGATTCCGCCGATGCTGGGCTTCTTCGGCAAGATCTATCTCTTCTTCGCCGGCTGGGCCGACCACCAGTACCTGCTGGTGGTGGTGGGCCTGATCACCTCGGTGGTGTCGATTTATTACTACATCTCCGTGATCAAGATGATGGTGGTGAAGGAGCCCCAGGAAGCGTCCGACGCCGTCAAGGCCTATCCCGAAATCACTTGGTCGGTGGCCGGCATGCCCTCCCTGCGCACAGCGCTGGTGGCCTGCGTGCTGATCACCGCCGTGGGCGGGGTGCTCTCGAATCCACTCTTCAACTGGGCCAGCGCCACGGTCGCCGGCACGCCGATGCTGCAACGGGCGATTGCCTCAGGCCTCTCGGTCGCCACCGGTTGAGGATCCCTTGAGTGAAGCGGTCGCTGAGCTGATCCACGTCAGCAAGGTTTACGGGCAGGGTGACACCGAAGTTCATGCCCTTGACGACCTCAGCCTGAGCGTGGGGCGCGGTGATTACCTGGCGGTGATGGGCACCTCCGGCTCGGGAAAATCCACGGCGATGAACATCCTGGGCTGCCTGGATCGTCCCAGCAGCGGCAGCTACCGCCTCAACGGCATCGCCGTCAATGAACTCGACGACGACGAACTGGCGGCGCTGCGCAACAGGGAACTGGGCTTCGTCTTCCAGCAGTTCCATCTGCTGGCCCACATGAGCGCCCTCGAAAATGTGATGTTGCCGATGATCTACGCCGGCGTGGAACCCGAGCAACGGGCCCAGAGGGCCAAAGAAGCCCTCGAGCGCGTCGGATTGGGGGCGCGCCTGCAGAACAAGCCCAACCAGCTCTCCGGCGGCCAGCAGCAGCGGGTGGCGATCGCCCGGGCGATGATCAACCATCCGGCGATGCTGCTGGCGGATGAACCCACCGGCGCCCTCGATTCGCGCACCACGGCCGAGGTGCTGGGAATCCTTGACGAGCTCCATGACCAGGGAATCACCGTGGTGATCGTCACCCACGAAGACGATGTGGCGGCCCGGGCCCAGCGCATCGTCCACTTCCGGGACGGCCGCATCGCCGGCTGAGGCCCGGGCTCAACCCGCCTTGGCCTGGGGCGCGGCGGCCCTGGGCCGCTCCAGAGTCTGCAGCAACTGCCCCATCAGCAGGGCGATCGCATCGCTGCCGGCGGAACCCTTGCCGGGGTCGAGTTCGCCCGGATCCACCGCCACCCAGCCGCCGTCCTGGGGCAGGCGCAGCTCGAAGTGCAGGTGGGGACCGGTGCTCAGCCCGGTGCTGCCCACCCGGGCGATCACGTCCCCCTGGCGCACCCAGTCCCCCTCCTTGACGTAGATCTCCGAGAGATGGCCGTAGAGGGTGCGGCGGGTGGGGCGCTGGTGCTCCAGCTCCACGGCGATGCCATAGCCCCCGGCCAGGCCGCTGCTCACCACCCTTCCGCTGAGGGCCGCCACCACGGGGGTGCCCTCCGGGGCCGCCAGGTCACGGCCGGCATGCATCAGCCAGCTGCCCAGCACCGGATGCAGGCGCCAGCCGAAGTTGCTGGTGGTGAGGGCGGATCCGATGATCGGAAACAGCAACAGGCGGTTGCCGTTGCCGATCAGCGGCGCTGGCCGGGGCGTGACCCCGAACACCTGGGCCAGGTTGAAGCTGCCACCGCTGCCCGCGAGCAGAGCGGACACCGGCACGGTGATCTGAGGCAGGGGCATCCCATCGGGACCGATCCGCTCCAGCCCACCGGCCCCGGCCAGTCCTGTCTCACCATTGCGGCTGCGCCAGCGAATCGCCAGCCCCGAACGGCATTCCTGCTCGGAAAGGGCGCCGCTGCGGCAGGCCTGCTGGTGGGCGGGCACATCGATCGGCACCTGGATCGAACCCTGGCGGAGCTGGGCGCGCTCGCTCGGGGTCACCACCCCCTCGCGCACCAGCTCATCCAGCGATTGATCAAAGCGGCGGGGGGCCGTCTCCGCCCCAGACCACTGGCCGGTGTTGGGGCGCAGCGGCTCCTGCACGGCGCCGGAAACGGGGGCCCGCTGGGGTGGCAGGGGCGGCAGCAGGGGGGGAGGCAGCAGGGGGCCTGGGCTCTCCGAAGGAGCGGCTGCCGCAGGCCCCGGGGCGCTCGGATCTTGCTGGGCCCAGGCCAGGGGCAAGCCAGCGAGGGGCGCGACGGCAGCCAGGGCGAACAGGACCAGGGAGCGCGCGCGGGGCAAAGGCTGGACGGCCAACGGATCCGGGCAGCTTAGAAACAGCGCCGCAGCTGGGCCCGCCGCGGACCGAGGGCCAGCTCCAGGGCCCCGTCGCTCGCCAGGCCGGTGGCCCGCCACAGCTCCCCCTCGAACGGCACGGGAGCCTCGGGCAGCAGCAGGCGACCCTCCGCCTCCCGCCGCACCCGTTCAGGGGCCAGGGCATGGGCGGCGGCCCACTCCAGGGCCAGCAACGCCCGGGCAGAGAGCGCAGCGGTATCGAGGCGGCGGCGGCCCAGGGCACGGGCCAGGGCCAGCCCCCCCGGCGGCACGGGATTGTGCCCATTGAGACCCAGACCCACCTGGGCCCAGCGGATCCGCTCCCCGCGGCGACGCAGCCGTGGCAACAGACCAGCCACCTTGGCGCCCTGCACCAGTAGGTCGTTGGGCCACTTCAGGCGCGGCTCCAGGCCGAGCGCTTCGAGCTGCAACGCCAACCCCACCGCCACCGCCAGCCCCAGGGCCGCCGTGCCGTCAACCTGGGGTGGCCAGGGCAGGGCGGCGCTGATCCAGACCCCCCCGGACGGGGCCTGCCAGGGCCGCCCCTGCTGACCATGGCCAAAGCGCTGATGGCCCGCCAGCACCGCCAGAGGTGCGTCAGCCCCGGCCAGCAACCAGCGCTCCAGCTCTGATTCGGTGCTGGCGCAGACGGCTCGCCATTGCAGTCGCCAGGGAAGGCCTGGGCCTGCCCTCCCCAGCACCCGGAGGCGTGCGGCGGCGATGCGCCCGATCAAGGGCTCGCCAACTCAGTCACAGACTCGAGAGCCAGGCGCCGATGCGCTCGGCGCCAGCCTCCAGCTCCGCCGCAGGATGCACCAGCGCCAGCCGCTGCCAGCCCTCACCCTGGGCCCCGAAGCCATTGCCAGGGGTGAGGGCCACGCCGGTGGCCTCCAGCAGCTGGCCGCAGAAGCGTTCGGAATCAAGGCCGGCGGCCCTAGCCGCCGGTGGCAGCTCCAACCAGAGGTAGAGCGCCATCTGGGGCCATTGCACCGGCCAGCCGTGACGCTCCAGGGCCTTCGCCATTGCCTCACGCCGTTGGCGATAGGTGACAAGCAGCTGGGCCGGCCAGTCGGGAGCCTGCTCCAGGGCGGCGATCGCCCCGGCCTGAAGCGCCAGCGATTGGTTGAAGTCCACCACAGCCTTCACCTGGCGCAGGGCCGTGATCAGCGCTTCGGCGCCGATGGCGAAGGCCATCCGGTAGCCCCCCAGGCACCAGCCCTTGGAGAAGGAGAAGAATTCGATCCCGCACTGGCGCCAGAGCGGGCTGCGCAGCAGCGCCGGGGCCTCCCCCTCGAGCACCAGGTCGACGTAGGGGTTGTCGTGGGCGAAGACCAGCCCATGGCGCACCGCCCGTTCCGCCGCCTCATCCACCCAGGCCTGCTGGCCCACGGTGGCCGTGGGGTTGTGGGGAAAGCCCAGCACCATCAGCTTGAGCTGATCCCAGGCGCTGGCGGGCAGTTGGTCGAAATCCGGGCACCAGCCCTGCTCCGGCCGCAGCCGCAGGAAACGGGGCTCGGCCGAGGCGAGATGCAGGCCACCCAGGTGGGAGGGGTAATAGGGATCCAGCAGCAGGGCTGAATCGCCTGGATTGAGCACCGCCAGGGGCAGGTGGGCGGTGCCCTCCTGGGAGCCCACCAGCAGCAGCACCTCCCGCTCCGCATCCACCGCCACGTCGAAACGCCTGTGGGCCCAGGCGGCCACGGCCTCCCTGAAGGGACCGGTGGCGGCGTGCAGGCAGTAGCTGGAACTGACGGGCTGCCGCAGGGCTTCAGCGATGGCGGCGATCGCCCCGGGCGGGGGCTGGAGGTCGGTGGAGCCGAGGGAAAGATCCAGCAACGGCGCCAGGGGCCTGCCGCCCACGGGCCCCGCACGCAGCCGATCGACGTAGGCAGCCTTGCGCTGGTCGTTGCGGGCGAAGACGCCGCTGCCCAGACGCCTCAGCCGCTCAGAGGTGTGCATCCAGGAACGCCTGCAGCTGGGGTTGGGCCATGGCCCCCTCGTGGCGTGCCAGCTCGACGCCTCCCCGGTAGAGGATCAACGTGGGCAGCCCCTGCACCTTCTGGCCATCGCGGCTAAAGGGATTGGCATCGGATTCCAGCTTGCCGACGCT harbors:
- a CDS encoding NAD(P)H-quinone oxidoreductase subunit N yields the protein MTLIGALADVAPTITSLQLNAGAIAPEVAVLFALVGCLLVDLAGERVASQWVPPICYAGLVASLVLLALQWNAPLEPSFLGSFLADNLAVAFRAVVAGSTLLSLLISWRYVESSGTPVGEYAAILLAATLGAMFLCGSTDLISIFISLETLSVSSYLLSGYMKRDARSSEAALKYLLVGSAAAAVFLYGASLLYGLTGGATGLDAVALALKTSETPVTALALVFVLATVAFKIAAVPFHQWTPDVYEGSPTPVVAFLSVGSKAAGFALALRLLVGCFDSFETQWKLLFTVLAILSMTLGNVVALAQTSMKRMLAYSSIGQAGFVMIGLVCGTEEGFSAMVLYMAAYLFMNLGAFACIILFSLRTGSDRISDYAGLYQKDPLITLGLSLCLLSLGGIPPMLGFFGKIYLFFAGWADHQYLLVVVGLITSVVSIYYYISVIKMMVVKEPQEASDAVKAYPEITWSVAGMPSLRTALVACVLITAVGGVLSNPLFNWASATVAGTPMLQRAIASGLSVATG
- a CDS encoding ABC transporter ATP-binding protein, translated to MSEAVAELIHVSKVYGQGDTEVHALDDLSLSVGRGDYLAVMGTSGSGKSTAMNILGCLDRPSSGSYRLNGIAVNELDDDELAALRNRELGFVFQQFHLLAHMSALENVMLPMIYAGVEPEQRAQRAKEALERVGLGARLQNKPNQLSGGQQQRVAIARAMINHPAMLLADEPTGALDSRTTAEVLGILDELHDQGITVVIVTHEDDVAARAQRIVHFRDGRIAG
- a CDS encoding M23 family metallopeptidase, translated to MPRARSLVLFALAAVAPLAGLPLAWAQQDPSAPGPAAAAPSESPGPLLPPPLLPPLPPQRAPVSGAVQEPLRPNTGQWSGAETAPRRFDQSLDELVREGVVTPSERAQLRQGSIQVPIDVPAHQQACRSGALSEQECRSGLAIRWRSRNGETGLAGAGGLERIGPDGMPLPQITVPVSALLAGSGGSFNLAQVFGVTPRPAPLIGNGNRLLLFPIIGSALTTSNFGWRLHPVLGSWLMHAGRDLAAPEGTPVVAALSGRVVSSGLAGGYGIAVELEHQRPTRRTLYGHLSEIYVKEGDWVRQGDVIARVGSTGLSTGPHLHFELRLPQDGGWVAVDPGELDPGKGSAGSDAIALLMGQLLQTLERPRAAAPQAKAG
- a CDS encoding biotin--[acetyl-CoA-carboxylase] ligase, whose translation is MIGRIAAARLRVLGRAGPGLPWRLQWRAVCASTESELERWLLAGADAPLAVLAGHQRFGHGQQGRPWQAPSGGVWISAALPWPPQVDGTAALGLAVAVGLALQLEALGLEPRLKWPNDLLVQGAKVAGLLPRLRRRGERIRWAQVGLGLNGHNPVPPGGLALARALGRRRLDTAALSARALLALEWAAAHALAPERVRREAEGRLLLPEAPVPFEGELWRATGLASDGALELALGPRRAQLRRCF
- a CDS encoding aminotransferase class I/II-fold pyridoxal phosphate-dependent enzyme, whose protein sequence is MHTSERLRRLGSGVFARNDQRKAAYVDRLRAGPVGGRPLAPLLDLSLGSTDLQPPPGAIAAIAEALRQPVSSSYCLHAATGPFREAVAAWAHRRFDVAVDAEREVLLLVGSQEGTAHLPLAVLNPGDSALLLDPYYPSHLGGLHLASAEPRFLRLRPEQGWCPDFDQLPASAWDQLKLMVLGFPHNPTATVGQQAWVDEAAERAVRHGLVFAHDNPYVDLVLEGEAPALLRSPLWRQCGIEFFSFSKGWCLGGYRMAFAIGAEALITALRQVKAVVDFNQSLALQAGAIAALEQAPDWPAQLLVTYRQRREAMAKALERHGWPVQWPQMALYLWLELPPAARAAGLDSERFCGQLLEATGVALTPGNGFGAQGEGWQRLALVHPAAELEAGAERIGAWLSSL
- a CDS encoding thioredoxin family protein; amino-acid sequence: MAVAEFNDANFQAAVLDQPGAVLVDVWASWCGPCLLMAPLMDWAATAYAATLSVGKLESDANPFSRDGQKVQGLPTLILYRGGVELARHEGAMAQPQLQAFLDAHL